The proteins below are encoded in one region of Micromonospora pisi:
- a CDS encoding carbohydrate ABC transporter permease: MIVAANAVLPPSSKRRPVSWSSPLTYALALAVAAVSIAPVVYVIVGGFRTTPQIVADPAGLPDPWVWDNYARVLTQSDFWGQAFNSAVIALGTTLGVVVLGVSAAFVLARYTFRGREGLYTFFTLGLLFPAGAAILPLYLMLRDLNLINSYYAVILPQVAFSLPLTIVILRPFLAAVPRELEDAAAIDGTGRIGFLWRIMLPLSRPALVTVGVLAFVASWNAFLLPLLVLGDVSLHTLPLGVQNFSSQYTSDTAGILAFTSLSMLPALIFFTLAEKQIVGGLQGAIKG, from the coding sequence CTGATCGTGGCCGCGAACGCCGTCCTGCCCCCGTCCTCCAAACGCCGCCCGGTGTCGTGGAGCAGTCCGCTCACCTACGCGCTGGCGCTCGCGGTCGCGGCCGTGTCGATCGCCCCGGTCGTCTACGTGATCGTCGGTGGTTTCCGTACCACCCCGCAGATCGTCGCGGACCCGGCCGGGTTGCCCGACCCGTGGGTCTGGGACAACTACGCCAGGGTGCTGACGCAGAGCGACTTCTGGGGGCAGGCCTTCAACAGTGCGGTGATCGCCCTGGGTACGACGCTCGGCGTCGTGGTGCTCGGTGTCTCTGCCGCGTTCGTGCTCGCCCGGTACACCTTTCGCGGGCGGGAGGGGCTCTACACCTTCTTCACCCTCGGCCTGCTCTTTCCGGCCGGCGCGGCGATCCTGCCGCTCTACCTCATGCTGCGTGACCTGAATCTGATCAATTCCTACTACGCGGTCATCCTTCCGCAGGTCGCCTTCTCGTTGCCGCTCACGATCGTGATCCTGCGTCCCTTCCTGGCCGCCGTGCCCCGCGAGTTGGAGGACGCCGCCGCGATCGACGGCACGGGCCGGATCGGCTTCCTCTGGCGCATCATGCTGCCGCTGTCGCGGCCCGCGCTCGTCACCGTCGGGGTCCTCGCGTTCGTGGCGAGCTGGAACGCGTTCCTTCTGCCGTTGCTCGTCCTCGGTGATGTCAGCCTGCACACGCTGCCGCTGGGGGTGCAGAACTTCTCGAGTCAGTACACCTCCGACACGGCGGGAATCCTCGCCTTCACGTCGCTGTCGATGTTGCCGGCGCTCATTTTCTTCACGCTCGCCGAGAAGCAGATCGTCGGGGGCCTGCAGGGTGCGATCAAGGGCTGA
- a CDS encoding thiazolylpeptide-type bacteriocin — protein MLDLADLDLDDITVTSMRDSVALPETGASSGSSSCSASSTCGSSSCCASCGGGGSVNPDDGSTGG, from the coding sequence ATGCTTGACTTGGCAGACCTCGACCTCGACGACATCACCGTGACGTCGATGCGCGACTCGGTGGCGCTGCCGGAGACCGGAGCGTCGTCCGGCTCCAGCTCGTGCAGCGCGTCGTCGACCTGTGGGTCCTCGTCCTGCTGCGCGTCCTGTGGCGGCGGCGGCAGCGTGAACCCGGACGACGGTTCCACCGGCGGCTGA
- a CDS encoding RNA polymerase sigma factor gives MISAEKSDAELVHVARSGDVAGLGALLHRHEAGMKAVAVSLLGYGPDAEDAVQDAMLVALRRIDGLREPAVVGDWLRSIVRNGCRNRLRASRRVVLRDFAALDLPAAAPNPEQLLEQASLRDWTWHAVNELSEPLRLVTLLRYFSGASSYEEIAALCGVPVGTVRSRLNQARRKLATALRDTADLAHEDSAALHDTCRRQFEEVLAAAGRGEFERAVREYWWPDADFIRPNGERRTERSYLVEAMERDLAAGVRQRITGAVASRDVMVWEAALIDPPDDPEHCPPAVVWLHSVRAGRTKRLRLFHAPRAAVAS, from the coding sequence GTGATTTCAGCCGAGAAGTCAGATGCTGAGCTGGTGCATGTTGCCCGCTCGGGAGATGTCGCCGGCCTCGGCGCACTCCTGCATCGGCACGAGGCCGGGATGAAGGCCGTCGCGGTGAGCCTGCTCGGTTACGGGCCCGACGCCGAGGACGCGGTCCAGGACGCGATGCTGGTCGCCCTGCGGCGGATCGACGGGCTCCGGGAGCCCGCGGTGGTGGGCGACTGGCTGCGGTCGATCGTCCGGAACGGGTGCCGCAACCGGCTGCGTGCCTCCCGTCGGGTGGTCCTGCGCGACTTCGCGGCCCTCGACCTCCCGGCCGCCGCGCCGAACCCGGAGCAGCTACTCGAGCAGGCGTCGTTGCGGGACTGGACCTGGCACGCGGTCAACGAACTGTCCGAACCATTGCGGCTGGTCACGCTTCTGCGCTACTTCAGCGGAGCCTCCTCGTACGAGGAGATCGCCGCCCTCTGCGGGGTGCCGGTCGGCACCGTACGCAGTCGGTTGAACCAGGCACGGCGCAAGCTCGCCACCGCTCTGCGGGACACGGCCGACCTCGCGCACGAGGACTCGGCGGCGCTCCACGACACCTGCCGACGCCAGTTCGAGGAGGTGCTGGCGGCGGCGGGACGGGGCGAGTTCGAGCGGGCCGTGCGGGAGTACTGGTGGCCCGACGCCGACTTCATCCGGCCGAACGGGGAACGCCGCACCGAGCGGTCGTACCTGGTCGAGGCCATGGAACGGGACCTGGCCGCCGGCGTACGTCAGCGGATCACCGGTGCGGTGGCGAGCCGGGACGTGATGGTCTGGGAGGCGGCCCTGATCGACCCGCCGGACGACCCGGAGCACTGTCCGCCGGCAGTGGTCTGGCTGCACAGCGTGCGTGCCGGCCGGACCAAACGGCTGCGCCTGTTCCACGCCCCCCGGGCGGCGGTGGCGAGCTGA
- a CDS encoding ATP-binding protein: protein MTVDHLIGRETERTVLGKILANPPHQSVFVMVEGDTGIGKSRLLAEFMAAATQRGYAVLNGRASQFEVGLPFGLLFDALAREQASPVLAARGGPACESLVQFAHSVGADWRTSTVRVSDGPTFPVLGVERHQLYRTVREVLAEIAGGGGLVVVLDDVHWSDEASVELLDYLVRHPVDGPLVFVLAYRTGQCPVRLALQLGRAHPSPTHLPLGPLSPADVDAWFPDMSPQRRRSLYEASSGNPLYLEILAAGTDAVVLDAGCAPAVVDDRVAIALDALVTAELCGLPGTERLTVQAAALAGEECDPVLVAHAAEISVAVVTNALDALVRRGILRQVEGRIVFRHPLVRAAAYQSAGVAWRLAAHDRVARHLAAEGAGPVRQAQHLEHSARVGAEHAAEVLAAAAEATLDSAPATSVRWLRAALRVTPDRVDTAQRRAALRLALARALSISGRLADSQRILHDLIGDAPQYRCPATELLASTERMLGRLSEARALLSGELSRPGGAGACTEATLRLELAATEILAGRFTDAAENAARAGELAGQEDHRGFAAAASTLLALAWLLDRRPGYDARGQLVRAQWAVDGLDDGALRGVIDLVPAMVWAEVLCEDSDAAVRHLARGFRVARRYGRGHVLPELYLVRSVLHGRLGDLRQAQRDAEDAEEIARALGSEELRRFALAIRAPLLAWRGGPVAVAGPLAELRAAAPLRSRWWRSVAQAGLAGVLIEMNEPESALALLTEGGEPAPTAEGLALVARAQVLCGDLGTAQESLDRAVGSAERSGSHGEAAAVGQARAELLAERGDVVAAVDAARLAATAAALAHQPLREGQALVTLATMLHRAGDLAAGRQTLGEAKHRLAWCGADWLVGRATNLQRRFAAAHPRPRDVRPDPLSGREREVAVMVSEGLSNRAIATRLFLSTRTVESHVSRIFVKLGVSTRAAVARHVSLADR from the coding sequence ATGACGGTGGACCACCTGATCGGGCGGGAAACCGAGCGCACCGTGTTAGGCAAGATACTGGCTAATCCACCCCATCAGTCCGTATTCGTAATGGTCGAAGGTGATACCGGAATCGGTAAGAGTCGCCTGCTCGCCGAATTCATGGCCGCCGCCACCCAACGCGGGTACGCCGTACTGAATGGCCGCGCCAGCCAGTTCGAGGTGGGGCTCCCGTTCGGCCTGCTCTTCGACGCCCTCGCCAGGGAGCAGGCGTCTCCGGTGCTCGCCGCGCGAGGCGGCCCCGCCTGCGAGAGCCTGGTCCAGTTCGCGCACTCGGTCGGTGCCGACTGGCGTACGAGCACGGTGCGCGTGAGCGACGGGCCTACTTTCCCCGTGCTCGGTGTCGAGCGCCACCAGCTCTACCGCACCGTACGGGAGGTGCTCGCCGAGATCGCCGGGGGCGGCGGCCTGGTGGTGGTCCTCGACGACGTGCACTGGTCCGACGAGGCGTCGGTGGAACTCCTCGACTACCTGGTCCGCCATCCCGTCGATGGCCCGCTCGTATTCGTCCTGGCCTACCGCACCGGACAGTGCCCGGTCCGGCTCGCCCTGCAACTCGGTCGCGCCCACCCGTCGCCAACCCACCTGCCGCTCGGCCCGCTCTCTCCGGCCGACGTCGACGCCTGGTTTCCCGACATGTCGCCGCAGCGTCGCCGCTCACTGTACGAGGCGAGCAGCGGCAATCCGCTCTACCTCGAGATCCTCGCCGCCGGTACGGACGCGGTGGTGCTCGACGCGGGATGTGCCCCGGCGGTCGTCGACGACCGGGTGGCCATCGCCCTCGACGCCCTGGTCACCGCCGAGCTGTGTGGGCTGCCCGGCACGGAGCGGCTGACCGTGCAGGCCGCCGCGCTGGCCGGTGAGGAGTGCGACCCGGTGCTGGTCGCCCACGCTGCCGAGATCTCGGTGGCGGTGGTCACGAACGCCCTCGACGCGCTCGTCCGACGGGGAATCCTCCGACAGGTCGAGGGCCGGATCGTGTTCCGCCACCCGCTGGTGCGCGCGGCCGCGTACCAGAGTGCCGGCGTGGCGTGGCGACTGGCCGCGCACGACCGGGTGGCCCGGCACCTCGCGGCCGAGGGCGCCGGCCCGGTGCGTCAGGCCCAGCACCTGGAACACTCCGCGCGGGTCGGGGCCGAGCACGCCGCCGAGGTGCTGGCCGCGGCGGCGGAGGCCACCCTGGACAGCGCCCCGGCGACCAGTGTGCGCTGGCTGCGCGCCGCGCTCCGGGTCACCCCGGACCGGGTCGACACCGCACAACGGCGCGCGGCGCTCCGGCTGGCCCTGGCCCGGGCGCTCAGCATCTCCGGCCGACTCGCCGACAGTCAGCGGATCCTGCACGACCTGATCGGCGATGCGCCGCAGTACCGATGTCCGGCGACCGAGCTGCTCGCCTCGACCGAGCGCATGCTCGGCCGGCTCAGCGAGGCGCGGGCGCTGCTCTCCGGTGAACTGTCCCGACCGGGCGGGGCGGGCGCCTGTACGGAGGCGACGCTGCGCCTGGAGTTGGCGGCCACGGAGATACTGGCGGGCCGCTTCACCGACGCGGCGGAGAACGCGGCCCGGGCCGGTGAGCTGGCCGGGCAGGAGGATCACCGGGGGTTCGCCGCCGCCGCCAGCACCCTGCTCGCCCTGGCCTGGCTGCTCGACCGCCGTCCGGGGTACGACGCCCGCGGGCAGCTCGTACGGGCCCAGTGGGCGGTGGACGGCCTCGATGACGGTGCGCTGCGTGGCGTGATCGACCTGGTGCCGGCGATGGTCTGGGCGGAGGTGCTCTGCGAGGACAGTGACGCCGCGGTCCGGCACCTGGCCCGGGGTTTCCGGGTCGCCCGGCGGTACGGACGCGGCCACGTTCTGCCCGAGTTGTACCTGGTGCGGTCCGTCCTGCACGGCCGGCTCGGGGACCTGCGGCAGGCCCAGCGTGACGCCGAGGACGCCGAGGAGATCGCCCGCGCCCTGGGCAGCGAGGAGTTGCGGCGGTTCGCGCTGGCGATCCGGGCACCGCTGCTCGCCTGGCGCGGCGGGCCGGTGGCGGTCGCCGGCCCGCTGGCTGAACTACGTGCCGCTGCTCCGCTACGTTCGCGGTGGTGGCGTTCGGTGGCCCAGGCCGGGCTCGCCGGGGTGTTGATCGAGATGAACGAGCCGGAGTCCGCCCTGGCGTTGTTGACCGAGGGCGGTGAGCCGGCGCCGACCGCGGAGGGTCTGGCGCTCGTCGCCCGGGCCCAGGTGCTCTGCGGTGACCTCGGCACGGCGCAGGAGTCCCTGGACCGGGCGGTGGGGTCGGCCGAGCGGAGCGGTTCGCATGGCGAGGCGGCGGCGGTGGGTCAGGCACGGGCGGAACTGCTGGCGGAGCGCGGTGACGTGGTGGCGGCGGTGGACGCGGCGCGGTTGGCCGCGACCGCTGCCGCGCTGGCCCATCAGCCACTCCGCGAGGGTCAGGCGCTGGTGACCCTGGCCACCATGCTGCACCGCGCCGGTGACCTGGCGGCGGGTCGGCAGACCCTGGGGGAGGCCAAGCACCGACTGGCGTGGTGTGGGGCGGACTGGCTGGTGGGTCGGGCGACAAATCTGCAGCGGCGGTTCGCCGCCGCCCATCCCCGCCCCCGCGACGTTCGACCCGATCCGCTGTCCGGTCGGGAGCGCGAGGTGGCCGTGATGGTTTCCGAAGGGCTGAGCAACCGCGCCATCGCCACCCGGTTGTTCCTCAGCACCCGGACGGTGGAGTCACACGTATCCAGGATCTTCGTCAAACTCGGTGTCTCGACCAGGGCCGCCGTCGCGCGCCACGTGTCGTTGGCCGACCGCTGA
- a CDS encoding thiazolylpeptide-type bacteriocin, which produces MELDVFDLDDLDLDDITVTSMRDAVALPETGMSSSGDAAAACSCCGSSSCCPNIDTYQPY; this is translated from the coding sequence GTGGAGCTCGACGTCTTCGACCTGGACGATCTGGACCTGGACGACATCACCGTGACATCGATGCGCGACGCGGTCGCGCTGCCGGAGACCGGCATGTCGTCCTCGGGCGACGCCGCCGCCGCGTGCTCCTGCTGCGGTTCCAGCTCGTGCTGCCCGAACATCGACACCTATCAACCGTACTGA
- a CDS encoding ABC transporter ATP-binding protein, whose amino-acid sequence MEVVARLDHVTKTYGRIVALDAVSIAIPQGVTAILGANGAGKSTAIDILAGLRRPTSGRVEVLGGDPASLAVRARLGLSPQATALPWRLTVAETLHLLAAHYTDPIAPTALADRLDLAGIWDRRNGTLSGGQRRRVVLASALVGNPDLVFLDEPTTGLDVESRDLLWAAIEKVAAEGRSVLLTSHNMPEVERLASHVVVIAGGQVSQVGSVDEVCANVGLHLVEAEVPGPLPEPVTAHAVRIEPVGARTRLYTTDPDATVRALVRHDVPFRAIRVDRVGLEEAIRTAAEAKPSHEPLRTA is encoded by the coding sequence ATGGAAGTCGTCGCCCGCCTCGATCACGTGACAAAGACGTACGGGCGGATCGTCGCGCTCGACGCCGTGTCGATCGCCATCCCCCAAGGGGTCACCGCGATCCTCGGTGCGAACGGCGCGGGAAAGTCGACCGCCATCGACATCCTCGCCGGGCTGCGCCGGCCCACCTCCGGTCGGGTCGAGGTGCTCGGCGGAGATCCGGCCAGCCTCGCCGTACGGGCCCGGCTGGGGCTGTCGCCCCAGGCCACGGCGCTGCCCTGGCGGCTCACCGTCGCCGAGACCCTGCACCTGCTGGCGGCGCACTACACGGACCCGATCGCCCCGACCGCACTCGCCGACCGGCTCGACCTCGCCGGCATCTGGGATCGCCGCAACGGCACCCTCTCCGGCGGACAACGCCGCCGGGTGGTGCTCGCCTCCGCCCTGGTCGGCAACCCGGATCTGGTGTTCCTCGACGAACCGACCACCGGGCTGGACGTGGAGAGTCGCGACCTGCTCTGGGCGGCCATCGAGAAGGTCGCCGCCGAGGGGCGTTCGGTGCTGCTCACCAGCCACAACATGCCGGAGGTCGAACGCCTCGCCAGCCACGTCGTGGTGATCGCCGGCGGCCAGGTGTCGCAGGTGGGCAGCGTGGACGAGGTGTGCGCGAACGTGGGGCTGCACCTGGTCGAGGCCGAGGTGCCCGGTCCACTGCCCGAGCCGGTGACCGCACACGCGGTCCGGATCGAACCCGTCGGAGCCCGTACCCGGCTCTACACCACCGACCCGGACGCCACCGTACGCGCCCTGGTCCGACATGACGTGCCGTTCCGCGCCATCCGGGTCGACCGGGTCGGCCTCGAGGAGGCGATCCGTACGGCAGCAGAAGCCAAACCCAGCCACGAGCCACTTCGGACGGCCTGA
- a CDS encoding carbohydrate ABC transporter permease produces MTAPNPTLNPAGGASAPPAGGRPPGRSSSRAAETRRKWYEIIGLTTPAVIVYVMFVLVPMGFAVYYSLFRWRGVGPPTDYVGFDNYVLAFQDPIFLDALRNNSIIVVGSLLIQGPIALGVALLLNRRFRGRTAFRLLVFVPYVLAEVTVGIMWKLILTDGGTLDGLLRSLGLGGLVQAWLADLDIVIWTMLFVLTWKYVGFAIILLLAGLSNVPHELTEAAEIDGASWWQIQRHVTLPLLGPTIRIWMFLSVIGSLQVFDVIWVTSVPAVRSLGASGTMATYMVDNGFFARLWGYGNAVAVILFVISFVAALLFQRFLLRRDIQGAITGRVN; encoded by the coding sequence GTGACCGCTCCCAACCCGACCCTGAACCCTGCCGGCGGCGCGTCCGCGCCGCCGGCAGGCGGCCGGCCGCCCGGGCGTTCGTCCAGCCGCGCGGCCGAGACCCGACGCAAGTGGTACGAGATCATCGGACTCACCACGCCGGCGGTGATCGTCTATGTGATGTTCGTGCTGGTTCCGATGGGCTTCGCGGTCTACTACAGCCTCTTCCGCTGGCGCGGGGTGGGACCGCCCACCGACTACGTCGGTTTCGACAACTACGTGCTCGCCTTCCAGGACCCGATCTTCCTCGACGCGTTGCGCAACAACAGCATCATCGTGGTCGGGTCGCTGCTGATCCAGGGCCCGATCGCCCTGGGCGTGGCCCTGCTGCTGAACCGCCGCTTCCGTGGGCGCACCGCGTTCCGCCTGCTGGTGTTCGTGCCCTACGTGCTCGCCGAGGTCACCGTCGGCATCATGTGGAAGCTGATCCTGACCGACGGCGGCACGCTCGACGGGCTGCTGCGGTCACTGGGGCTGGGCGGTCTGGTGCAGGCGTGGCTCGCCGACCTCGACATCGTCATCTGGACGATGCTGTTCGTTCTCACCTGGAAGTACGTCGGCTTCGCCATCATCCTTCTGCTCGCCGGCCTGTCGAACGTGCCGCACGAGCTCACCGAGGCAGCCGAGATCGACGGCGCGAGCTGGTGGCAGATCCAACGTCACGTCACGCTTCCGCTGCTGGGCCCGACGATCCGGATCTGGATGTTCCTGTCGGTGATCGGCTCGCTCCAGGTCTTCGACGTGATCTGGGTGACCTCGGTGCCCGCGGTGCGGTCGCTCGGCGCGTCCGGCACCATGGCGACGTACATGGTGGACAACGGCTTCTTCGCCCGACTGTGGGGCTACGGCAACGCGGTCGCCGTGATCCTGTTTGTCATCTCGTTCGTCGCGGCGCTGCTGTTCCAGCGCTTCCTCCTCCGTCGTGACATCCAGGGCGCCATCACCGGAAGGGTGAACTGA
- a CDS encoding ABC transporter substrate-binding protein gives MTIKRRAGAVLALFLTSALLVAGCSGGDDAGPSDDEPFKNPVTLTWWHNASQDGPGKTYWEKVAKDFSTLHPTVKIEIEGIETNQLQRTRLPAALLSNDPPDIFQAWGGGEIREQVEADYLKDITNQVQTEVANIGSAAEIWQAGGKQYGLPFRMGIEGIWYNKDMFAQAGIAAPPTTFEELNDAVTKLKAINVIPIALGAGDKWPAAHWWYNFALRACSVDTLKKASADTVFDDPCFLKAGQDLKTFIATNPFQSNFIATPGQNDPTSANGLLANGKAAMELMGDWNKGTLETVAQDPEALKKFLGWFPVPAISGSAGDPKAALGGGDGFACAKNAPAECVEFLKYIVSTDVQKGYAETGTGLPVTKGAEAGVADPALKSILEATSSATYVQLWLDTAYGSTVGTAMNNAIVAIFAGTGTPEQVVSAMKAAASK, from the coding sequence ATGACGATCAAGCGCCGCGCTGGCGCCGTCCTAGCGCTGTTTTTGACCAGTGCACTGCTTGTCGCCGGGTGCAGCGGCGGCGACGACGCAGGCCCCTCCGATGATGAGCCATTCAAGAACCCGGTAACCCTGACCTGGTGGCACAACGCCTCGCAGGACGGGCCCGGCAAGACCTACTGGGAGAAGGTCGCCAAGGACTTCTCCACTCTCCACCCGACCGTCAAGATTGAGATCGAGGGGATCGAGACCAACCAGCTCCAGCGCACCCGGCTCCCCGCCGCGCTGCTGAGCAACGACCCGCCGGACATCTTCCAGGCATGGGGCGGCGGCGAGATCCGCGAGCAGGTGGAGGCCGACTACCTCAAGGACATCACCAACCAGGTCCAGACCGAGGTCGCCAACATCGGTAGCGCGGCCGAGATCTGGCAGGCGGGCGGCAAGCAGTACGGCCTGCCGTTCCGGATGGGCATCGAGGGCATCTGGTACAACAAGGACATGTTCGCGCAAGCGGGCATCGCCGCTCCTCCGACCACGTTCGAGGAGCTCAACGACGCGGTCACGAAGCTCAAGGCCATCAACGTCATCCCGATCGCCCTGGGCGCCGGTGACAAGTGGCCCGCCGCGCACTGGTGGTACAACTTCGCGTTGCGCGCCTGCTCGGTCGACACGCTGAAGAAGGCGTCCGCCGACACGGTCTTCGATGATCCGTGCTTCCTCAAGGCGGGCCAGGACCTGAAGACCTTCATCGCCACCAACCCGTTCCAGTCCAACTTCATCGCCACACCGGGTCAGAACGATCCGACCAGTGCGAACGGCCTGCTCGCCAATGGCAAGGCCGCGATGGAGCTGATGGGTGACTGGAACAAGGGCACCCTGGAGACCGTCGCCCAGGACCCGGAGGCCCTCAAGAAGTTCCTCGGCTGGTTCCCCGTACCGGCGATCTCCGGTTCCGCGGGTGACCCGAAGGCGGCCCTCGGCGGCGGCGACGGGTTCGCCTGTGCCAAGAACGCCCCGGCCGAGTGTGTCGAGTTCCTCAAGTACATCGTGAGCACCGACGTGCAGAAGGGCTATGCCGAGACCGGCACCGGCCTGCCCGTCACCAAGGGCGCGGAGGCCGGCGTGGCGGACCCCGCGCTGAAGTCCATCCTGGAAGCGACCTCCAGCGCGACCTACGTACAGCTCTGGTTGGACACGGCCTACGGCAGCACCGTCGGCACCGCGATGAACAACGCAATCGTCGCCATCTTCGCCGGCACCGGCACCCCTGAGCAGGTCGTCTCCGCAATGAAGGCGGCCGCGAGCAAGTGA
- a CDS encoding GNAT family N-acetyltransferase, giving the protein MDREQLGRLAELAEAEFMLQYVAGAPQTASSALGVSHERIGGGVALSLLRAPTPYWNKALGFGFEEPVTRDLMDRVFGFYREQGTEVATIQIAPDRLPRDWDEIRAAEGLEPGGVIIQFACEIDSFRIDGATDLRIGLVPSDDAAQWASVLMDGFGWPPGGPLAELLAATVGNPSFRAFGAWDGDQVVGAAALFVHDEVAVLSGAATRPSHRGRGVQSALMAIRAGAAAEAGCRWVVAQTGRPATGSVNHSLNNMLRGGLRPLYDRQNWIRRAAPGGQ; this is encoded by the coding sequence ATGGATCGGGAACAACTGGGCCGGCTCGCAGAACTCGCCGAAGCGGAGTTCATGCTCCAGTACGTGGCCGGCGCACCTCAGACTGCCTCGTCCGCGCTCGGAGTCAGCCACGAGCGGATCGGCGGTGGCGTGGCCCTCTCCCTGCTGCGTGCCCCGACCCCCTACTGGAACAAGGCGCTCGGGTTCGGCTTCGAGGAGCCGGTGACGCGGGACCTGATGGACCGGGTGTTCGGGTTCTACCGCGAGCAGGGGACCGAGGTCGCCACGATTCAGATCGCCCCGGACCGGCTGCCCCGTGACTGGGACGAGATCCGGGCGGCCGAGGGTCTGGAGCCGGGCGGCGTGATCATCCAGTTCGCCTGCGAGATCGACTCGTTCCGGATCGACGGCGCGACCGACCTGCGGATCGGGCTGGTCCCTTCCGACGACGCCGCCCAGTGGGCCTCGGTGCTCATGGACGGGTTCGGATGGCCGCCGGGCGGCCCGTTGGCCGAGTTGCTCGCGGCGACGGTGGGCAACCCCAGCTTCCGCGCGTTCGGCGCCTGGGACGGTGACCAGGTGGTCGGCGCCGCCGCGCTCTTCGTACACGACGAGGTGGCGGTCCTGTCCGGAGCGGCGACCCGGCCGAGTCATCGGGGGCGGGGTGTGCAGTCCGCGCTCATGGCGATCAGGGCCGGTGCGGCGGCCGAGGCCGGCTGCCGCTGGGTGGTCGCGCAGACTGGTCGGCCGGCGACGGGCTCGGTGAACCACTCGCTGAACAACATGCTGCGCGGCGGTCTGCGCCCGCTGTACGACCGGCAGAACTGGATCCGGCGGGCGGCGCCCGGCGGACAGTGA
- a CDS encoding LacI family DNA-binding transcriptional regulator has translation MAFPQRVKMSDVARVAGVSVATVSKVINGRYGVAQATVERVQEVIHQLGYEASLGAQSLRSHRTNVLGILVAEFEPFSTELLKGASREVAGTGYQLLAYSGGDGDGAAIGWERRSLARLSGTLIDGAVIVTPTVVETKQGFHVVAVDPHTGPSGLPTVDSDNFAGAMLATNYLLSLGHRRIGHISGRPDLESARLREAGFRKAMDDAGVAVDERLVRVGGFRIESAAGTAAELLALPDRPTAVFAGNDLSAISTMDVARGMGLTVPDDLSVIGFDNVPESALVNPPLTTIMQPLQRMGAEALRLLVDLIGGVERDTHIRLPTELVVRASCRRYPPALRSLPLSAHTATAGG, from the coding sequence GTGGCGTTCCCGCAGCGTGTCAAGATGTCGGACGTGGCCCGTGTGGCCGGCGTCTCCGTGGCGACAGTATCCAAGGTGATCAATGGCCGGTACGGCGTGGCGCAAGCGACGGTGGAACGTGTCCAAGAGGTCATCCACCAGCTCGGGTACGAGGCCAGCCTGGGGGCACAGAGCCTGCGCAGCCACCGTACGAACGTGCTGGGCATCCTGGTCGCCGAATTCGAGCCGTTCTCGACCGAGCTGCTCAAGGGGGCGTCCAGAGAGGTCGCCGGCACCGGCTACCAACTGCTGGCCTACTCCGGCGGCGACGGCGACGGCGCGGCCATAGGCTGGGAACGGCGCTCGCTGGCCCGGCTGTCCGGAACACTCATCGACGGAGCCGTGATCGTCACGCCGACCGTGGTCGAGACCAAACAGGGTTTCCACGTCGTGGCGGTCGACCCGCACACCGGCCCGTCCGGCCTGCCCACCGTCGACTCCGACAACTTCGCCGGCGCCATGCTCGCGACCAACTACCTGCTGTCGCTCGGCCACCGACGCATCGGGCACATCAGCGGACGCCCCGACCTGGAGTCGGCACGCCTGCGCGAGGCGGGCTTCCGCAAGGCCATGGACGACGCCGGCGTGGCGGTGGACGAGCGGCTGGTACGGGTCGGTGGGTTCCGGATCGAGAGCGCCGCCGGTACGGCCGCGGAGCTGCTCGCCCTCCCCGACCGACCGACCGCGGTCTTCGCGGGAAACGACCTCTCCGCGATATCCACGATGGACGTCGCCCGGGGCATGGGACTCACCGTGCCCGACGACCTGTCCGTGATCGGATTCGACAACGTGCCGGAGTCCGCGCTGGTCAACCCGCCGCTGACGACGATCATGCAACCGCTGCAACGCATGGGCGCCGAGGCTCTGCGCCTGCTCGTCGACCTGATCGGCGGCGTCGAGCGCGACACGCACATCCGGCTCCCCACCGAACTGGTCGTCCGCGCGTCCTGCCGCCGCTATCCCCCGGCGCTGCGGAGCCTGCCGTTGTCCGCCCACACCGCCACGGCGGGAGGCTGA